A window of Salmo trutta chromosome 31, fSalTru1.1, whole genome shotgun sequence contains these coding sequences:
- the LOC115169517 gene encoding zinc finger and SCAN domain-containing protein 2 isoform X3 produces MASCNFQAQLVSIMEVLAKAAVAEINKQVDDSCAVIRLEITQSQQDIDVLKRKCQMMEGELKKTRGRVRRKERSSYPVKIVLNKQRICSQWRDGKMAVEEDSQPQPTYVEQRVETEPILIKDEETAEDIWKTDPQEELRITGEESGSKPGQPPSFEQRHFDEDFITQPNISPEDSVEHYPNSDGPEEPGTPRLTSAEKSKVFRTEQHRPAEDEDSQELVMVKDEKEEVLDQTTTLAGPDQFVMDETDGQRWTSVDPSRETDPDGHPDFSFHSTEEYSQNISIFPSHSGLPSLPTMTDDGGPSVHSSIGKPHANMFSAAAHMKRHVRTLADETRQQMLEEQSSEMLNSNNDGNSLALQPRQHQYRASESTVRMSECMTGSNMATTSTFSGYSLSRSSFNMVKRMRTRWRSGGTTEKRFREKPHTCEQCGRSFTKQWNLIRHAVVHSGEKPYECTQCGKCFTRRSSMNSHQRTHIGESPVSQNVVPRYPLDPHTSVMLSQTRWNK; encoded by the exons ATGGCCAGCTGCAATTTTCAGGCGCAGTTGGTATCCATTATGGAGGTATTAGCTAAAGCAGCTGTAGCAGAAATAAACAAACAGGTTGATGATAGCTGTGCAGTTATACGGTTGGAAATTACCCAAAGCCAGCAAGATATTGATGTTCTGAAAAGGAAGTGTCAAATGATGGAGGGCGAGCTGAAGAAGACGCGAGGACGAGTCAGGAGAAAAG AGAGATCTTCATATCCAGTCAAGATTGTTTTGAACAAGCAGAGGATTTGCTCACAGtggagagatggaaagatggCTGTTGAAGAGGACTCTCAACCCCAG CCTACATATGTGGAGCAGAGAGTGGAGACTGAACCCATTCTGATCAAAGatgaggagacagcagaggaCATTTGGAAGACTGACCCTCAGGAAGAGCTCAGGATCACTGGAGAGG AGTCTGGTTCCAAGCCTGGGCAACCACCATCCTTTGAGCAACGGCACTTTGATGAGGACTTCATCACACAACCCAACATATCTCCTGAAGACTCAGTGGAACATTACCCCAATTCTGATGGTCCAGAGGAACCAGGCACACCCCGGCTCACGTCTGCAGAGAAATCAAAGGTGTTCAGGACAGAGCAGCACCGCCCAGCCGAGGACGAGGACTCACAAGAGCTAGTGATggtgaaggatgagaaagaggaGGTGCTGGATCAGACCACGACCCTGGCAGGACCTGACCAGTTTGTCATGGATGAGACTGATGGGCAGCGGTGGACATCTGTGGATCCAAGCCGAGAAACTGACCCTGATGGCCACCCAGATTTCTCCTTTCATTCCACAGAAGAGTACTCTCAGAATATCTCAATTTTTCCATCTCACAGTGGGCTTCCATCCCTTCCTACTATGACAGATGATGGAGGGCCATCGGTTCACTCTTCTATAGGGAAACCAC ATGCTAACATGTTCAGTGCAGCAGCACACATGAAAAGACATGTCAGGACATTGGCTGATGAGACTAGACAACAGATGCTGGAAGAACAGAGCAGTGAGATGCTGAACTCAAATAATGATGGAAATAGTTTAGCTCTACAGCCAAGGCAGCATCAGTACAGGGCTTCAGAATCAACAGTGAGAATGAGTGAGTGCATGACAGGGTCAAACATGGCCACCACCTCCACCTTCTCTGGATACAGCCTTAGTCGCAGTAGTTTTAACATGGTGAAGAGAATGAGGACTCGGTGGAGGTCAGGCGGCACCACCGAGAAGCGTTTCAGAGAGAAACCGCACACCTGCGAACAGTGTGGCAGGAGTTTCACCAAGCAGTGGAACCTGATCAGACATGCTGTGGTCCACAGCGGGGAGAAGCCATACGAGTGCACACAGTGTGGGAAATGCTTCACCCGGCGGTCCAGTATGAATTCACATCAGAGAACTCACATAGGAGAGAGTCCAGTCTCTCAAAATGTTGTACCCCGATACCCCTTGGATCCACACACAAGTGTTATGTTGTCTCAGACCAGGTGGAACAAATAG
- the LOC115169517 gene encoding zinc finger and SCAN domain-containing protein 2 isoform X1, with product MASCNFQAQLVSIMEVLAKAAVAEINKQVDDSCAVIRLEITQSQQDIDVLKRKCQMMEGELKKTRGRVRRKERSSYPVKIVLNKQRICSQWRDGKMAVEEDSQPQPTYVEQRVETEPILIKDEETAEDIWKTDPQEELRITGEESGSKPGQPPSFEQRHFDEDFITQPNISPEDSVEHYPNSDGPEEPGTPRLTSAEKSKVFRTEQHRPAEDEDSQELVMVKDEKEEVLDQTTTLAGPDQFVMDETDGQRWTSVDPSRETDPDGHPDFSFHSTEEYSQNISIFPSHSGLPSLPTMTDDGGPSVHSSIGKPHANMFSAAAHMKRHVRTLADETRQQMPEGQSSERLNSNNDGNSLALQPRQHQYRASESTVKMSECMTGSNMATTSTFSGYSLSRSSFNKVKRIRTQWRSGGTTERRFSCTFCGKSFQRFSQLKEHLRSHTGEKPYTCEQCGRSFTKQCNLIRHAVVHSGEKPYECTQCGKCFTQRSSMKSHQRTHIGENPLSQYVVPAYPGDPHTSLMSQTRWNK from the exons ATGGCCAGCTGCAATTTTCAGGCGCAGTTGGTATCCATTATGGAGGTATTAGCTAAAGCAGCTGTAGCAGAAATAAACAAACAGGTTGATGATAGCTGTGCAGTTATACGGTTGGAAATTACCCAAAGCCAGCAAGATATTGATGTTCTGAAAAGGAAGTGTCAAATGATGGAGGGCGAGCTGAAGAAGACGCGAGGACGAGTCAGGAGAAAAG AGAGATCTTCATATCCAGTCAAGATTGTTTTGAACAAGCAGAGGATTTGCTCACAGtggagagatggaaagatggCTGTTGAAGAGGACTCTCAACCCCAG CCTACATATGTGGAGCAGAGAGTGGAGACTGAACCCATTCTGATCAAAGatgaggagacagcagaggaCATTTGGAAGACTGACCCTCAGGAAGAGCTCAGGATCACTGGAGAGG AGTCTGGTTCCAAGCCTGGGCAACCACCATCCTTTGAGCAACGGCACTTTGATGAGGACTTCATCACACAACCCAACATATCTCCTGAAGACTCAGTGGAACATTACCCCAATTCTGATGGTCCAGAGGAACCAGGCACACCCCGGCTCACGTCTGCAGAGAAATCAAAGGTGTTCAGGACAGAGCAGCACCGCCCAGCCGAGGACGAGGACTCACAAGAGCTAGTGATggtgaaggatgagaaagaggaGGTGCTGGATCAGACCACGACCCTGGCAGGACCTGACCAGTTTGTCATGGATGAGACTGATGGGCAGCGGTGGACATCTGTGGATCCAAGCCGAGAAACTGACCCTGATGGCCACCCAGATTTCTCCTTTCATTCCACAGAAGAGTACTCTCAGAATATCTCAATTTTTCCATCTCACAGTGGGCTTCCATCCCTTCCTACTATGACAGATGATGGAGGGCCATCGGTTCACTCTTCTATAGGGAAACCACATGCTAACATGTTCAGTGCAGCAGCACACATGAAAAGACATGTCAGGACATTGGCTGATGAGACTAGACAACAGATGCCAGAAGGACAGAGCAGTGAGAGGCTGAACTCAAATAATGACGGAAATAGTTTAGCTCTACAGCCAAGGCAGCATCAGTACAGGGCTTCAGAATCAACAGTGAAAATGAGTGAGTGCATGACAGGGTCAAACATGGCCACCACCTCCACCTTCTCTGGATACAGCTTGAGTCGCAGTAGTTTTAACAAGGTGAAGAGAATAAGGACTCAGTGGAGGTCGGGCGGCACCACTGAGAGGCGTTTCAGCTGCACCTTCTGTGGGAAGAGCTTCCAGCGTTTCAGCCAGCTCAAAGAACACCTCCGGAGTCACACCGGAGAGAAACCGTACACCTGTGAACAGTGTGGCAGGAGTTTCACCAAGCAGTGCAACCTGATCAGACATGCTGTGGTCCACAGCGGGGAGAAGCCCTACGAGTGCACACAGTGTGGGAAATGCTTCACCCAGCGGTCCAGTATGAAGTCACATCAGAGAACTCACATAGGAGAGAATCCATTATCTCAATATGTTGTACCCGCATACCCTGGGGATCCACACACAAGTTTAATGTCTCAGACCAGATGGAACAAATAA
- the LOC115169515 gene encoding zinc finger protein 205 isoform X4 — protein MLFQENMTNCVTFQTKLSSVMDVLAKAAVAEISQLFDDGFAVLRLEMCHRENEIEALKRKLFMENERQATSYKLREAGNSSIFSSSSRGTEQGSKGSDEDAGERTSFEQTARDKAITPNKQLDQNRPQPPAESVEGLNEQYRSGHREKGSALELVKTEHEEEYDVISLHTSGSEHGTELSDHQETEFAMDRRESHLWASVSEINCESEGPDCSYGTEQYTQDLNTDIQLIQSAVEGLDSDPSSEMGYINRLMKEEMRAQSGWNDRSRTSTDLVQAQPGQHREQTMHPERREDGTTTRVPSDKQTRTNEGAAYSNIWLNNVFSFAPNGFNSAKIAPRSTPAREKWFVCTFCGKSFDRVSHLEMHQRIHTGEKPYNCVTCGRCFAQQSNLRTHQRVHRGLRTKQTVY, from the exons ATGTTGTTCCAGGAGAATATGACCAACTGTGTTACTTTTCAGACCAAATTATCATCCGTTATGGATGTGTTGGCTAAAGCTGCAGTGGCAGAAATAAGTCAATTGTTCGATGATGGGTTTGCTGTGTTACGCTTGGAAATGTGCCACAGAGAAAATGAAATTGAAGCCTTGAAAAGAAAATTATTTATGGAGAACGAACGGCAAGCAACGAGTTACAAACTGCGAGAAGCAGGCAATTCTTCCATATTCTCTTCGTCTTCCAGAGGGACAGAGCAGG GGTCCAAGGGGTCTGATGAGGATGCTGgtgaaagaacttcatttgagCAGACCGCCAGAGACAAAGCGATCACACCTAACAAACAACTGGATCAAAATAGACCACAGCCACCTGCAGAATCAGTAGAGGGGCTCAATGAACAGTACAGGTCTGGCCACCGAGAGAAGGGTAGTGCACTAGAATTAGTGAAGACAGAGCACGAGGAGGAGTATGACGTTATTTCACTACATACATCGGGAAGTGAACATGGCACAGAGCTATCAGATCATCAGGAAACTGAGTTTGCCATGGATCGCAGAGAGAGTCATCTGTGGGCGTCTGTATCAGAGATCAACTGTGAATCTGAGGGTCCAGATTGCTCATATGGTACAGAACAATATACACAGGATCTCAATACAGACATACAGCTTATTCAAAGTGCTGTGGAGGGTCTGGATAGCGATCCATCATCAGAGATGGGGTACATAAACAGACTAATGAAAGAAGAGATGCGAGCACAGTCTGGTTGGAATGACCGAAGTAGGACCTCTACAGATTTGGTTCAGGCACAACCAGGTCAGCACAGAGAGCAAACTATGCACCCAGAGAGAAGGGAGGATGGAACTACTACCAGAGTGCCGTCAGACAAACAAACGCGAACCAATGAGGGTGCAGCATATTCCAACATTTGGCTAAACAATGTGTTCTCGTTTGCTCCAAATGGTTTCAACTCAGCAAAGATAGCCCCAAGGAGTACCCCAGCAAGAGAGAAGTGGTTTGTTTGCACCTTTTGCGGAAAGAGCTTTGACAGGGTCAGTCACTTGGAGATGCATCAACGGATTCATACGGGAGAGAAACCGTACAACTGTGTGACATGTGGGAGGTGTTTTGCTCAGCAGAGTAATCTCCGCacacac
- the LOC115169517 gene encoding zinc finger and SCAN domain-containing protein 2 isoform X2: MASCNFQAQLVSIMEVLAKAAVAEINKRVDDSCAVIRLEMTQSQRDIDILKRKCQMMEGELKNTRVRRKVFYPMTSARSSYPAKIVLNKQRSKSQWRDGEMAVEEDSQPQPTDVEQRAETEHIVIKDEETAEDVWKTDSQEELRITGEESGSKPGQPPSFEQRHFDVDFITQPNISPEDSVEHYPNADGPEEPGTPRLTSAVKSKVFRTEQHRPAEDEDSQELVMVKDEKEEELDQTTALAGPDQFVMDETDGQLWTSVDPGRDTDPDGHPIFSFHASEEYSQNISFFPSHCGLPSVPTMTDDVGPSLHSIRKPHANMFSAAAHMKRHVRTLADETRQQMLEEQSSEMLNSNNDGNSLALQPRQHQYRASESTVRMSECMTGSNMATTSTFSGYSLSRSSFNMVKRMRTRWRSGGTTEKRFREKPHTCEQCGRSFTKQWNLIRHAVVHSGEKPYECTQCGKCFTRRSSMNSHQRTHIGESPVSQNVVPRYPLDPHTSVMLSQTRWNK, translated from the exons ATGGCCAGCTGCAATTTTCAGGCGCAGTTGGTATCCATTATGGAGGTATTAGCTAAAGCAGCTGTAGCAGAAATAAACAAACGTGTTGATGATAGCTGTGCCGTTATACGTTTGGAAATGACCCAAAGCCAGCGAGATATTGATATACTGAAAAGGAAGTGTCAAATGATGGAGGGCGAGCTGAAGAATACACGAGTCAGGAGAAAAG TTTTTTACCCCATGACATCAGCAAGATCTTCATATCCAGCCAAGATTGTTTTGAACAAGCAGAGGAGTAAGTCacagtggagagatggagagatggctgTTGAAGAGGACTCTCAACCCCAG CCTACAGATgtggagcagagagcagagactgAACACATAGTGATCAAAGATGAAGAGACAGCAGAGGACGTTTGGAAGACTGACTCTCAGGAAGAGCTCAGGATCACTGGAGAGG AGTCTGGATCCAAGCCTGGGCAACCACCATCCTTTGAGCAACGGCACTTTGATGTGGACTTCATCACGCAACCCAACATATCTCCTGAAGACTCAGTGGAACATTACCCCAATGCTGATGGTCCAGAGGAACCAGGCACACCCCGGCTCACGTCTGCAGTGAAATCAAAGGTgttcagaacagagcagcaccgCCCAGCCGAGGACGAGGACTCACAAGAGCTAGTGATggtgaaggatgagaaagaggaggagCTGGATCAGACCACGGCCCTAGCAGGACCTGACCAGTTTGTCATGGATGAGACTGATGGGCAGCTGTGGACCTCTGTGGATCCAGGCAGAGACACTGACCCTGATGGCCACCCAATTTTCTCATTTCATGCCTCAGAAGAGTACTCTCAGAATATCTCTTTTTTCCCATCTCATTGTGGGCTGCCATCCGTTCCTACTATGACAGATGATGTAGGGCCATCGCTTCACTCTATACGGAAACCACATGCTAACATGTTCAGTGCAGCAGCACACATGAAAAGACATGTCAGGACATTGGCTGATGAGACTAGACAACAGATGCTGGAAGAACAGAGCAGTGAGATGCTGAACTCAAATAATGATGGAAATAGTTTAGCTCTACAGCCAAGGCAGCATCAGTACAGGGCTTCAGAATCAACAGTGAGAATGAGTGAGTGCATGACAGGGTCAAACATGGCCACCACCTCCACCTTCTCTGGATACAGCCTTAGTCGCAGTAGTTTTAACATGGTGAAGAGAATGAGGACTCGGTGGAGGTCAGGCGGCACCACCGAGAAGCGTTTCAGAGAGAAACCGCACACCTGCGAACAGTGTGGCAGGAGTTTCACCAAGCAGTGGAACCTGATCAGACATGCTGTGGTCCACAGCGGGGAGAAGCCATACGAGTGCACACAGTGTGGGAAATGCTTCACCCGGCGGTCCAGTATGAATTCACATCAGAGAACTCACATAGGAGAGAGTCCAGTCTCTCAAAATGTTGTACCCCGATACCCCTTGGATCCACACACAAGTGTTATGTTGTCTCAGACCAGGTGGAACAAATAG
- the LOC115169515 gene encoding zinc finger protein 205 isoform X3, which produces MLFQENMTNCVTFQTKLSSVMDVLAKAAVAEISQLFDDGFAVLRLEMCHRENEIEALKRKLFMENERQATSYKLREAGNSSIFSSSSRGTEQGSKGSDEDAGERTSFEQTARDKAITPNKQLDQNRPQPPAESVEGLNEQYRSGHREKGSALELVKTEHEEEYDVISLHTSGSEHGTELSDHQETEFAMDRRESHLWASVSEINCESEGPDCSYGTEQYTQDLNTDIQLIQSAVEGLDSDPSSEMGYINRLMKEEMRAQSGWNDRSRTSTDLVQAQPGQHREQTMHPERREDGTTTRVPSDKQTRTNEGAAYSNIWLNNVFSFAPNGFNSAKIAPRSTPAREKWFVCTFCGKSFDRVSHLEMHQRIHTGEKPYNCVTCGRCFAQQSNLRTHQRVHRGLRTKQTVY; this is translated from the exons ATGTTGTTCCAGGAGAATATGACCAACTGTGTTACTTTTCAGACCAAATTATCATCCGTTATGGATGTGTTGGCTAAAGCTGCAGTGGCAGAAATAAGTCAATTGTTCGATGATGGGTTTGCTGTGTTACGCTTGGAAATGTGCCACAGAGAAAATGAAATTGAAGCCTTGAAAAGAAAATTATTTATGGAGAACGAACGGCAAGCAACGAGTTACAAACTGCGAGAAGCAGGCAATTCTTCCATATTCTCTTCGTCTTCCAGAGGGACAGAGCAGG GGTCCAAGGGGTCTGATGAGGATGCTGgtgaaagaacttcatttgagCAGACCGCCAGAGACAAAGCGATCACACCTAACAAACAACTGGATCAAAATAGACCACAGCCACCTGCAGAATCAGTAGAGGGGCTCAATGAACAGTACAGGTCTGGCCACCGAGAGAAGGGTAGTGCACTAGAATTAGTGAAGACAGAGCACGAGGAGGAGTATGACGTTATTTCACTACATACATCGGGAAGTGAACATGGCACAGAGCTATCAGATCATCAGGAAACTGAGTTTGCCATGGATCGCAGAGAGAGTCATCTGTGGGCGTCTGTATCAGAGATCAACTGTGAATCTGAGGGTCCAGATTGCTCATATGGTACAGAACAATATACACAGGATCTCAATACAGACATACAGCTTATTCAAAGTGCTGTGGAGGGTCTGGATAGCGATCCATCATCAGAGATGGGGTACATAAACAGACTAATGAAAGAAGAGATGCGAGCACAGTCTGGTTGGAATGACCGAAGTAGGACCTCTACAGATTTGGTTCAGGCACAACCAGGTCAGCACAGAGAGCAAACTATGCACCCAGAGAGAAGGGAGGATGGAACTACTACCAGAGTGCCGTCAGACAAACAAACGCGAACCAATGAGGGTGCAGCATATTCCAACATTTGGCTAAACAATGTGTTCTCGTTTGCTCCAAATGGTTTCAACTCAGCAAAGATAGCCCCAAGGAGTACCCCAGCAAGAGAGAAGTGGTTTGTTTGCACCTTTTGCGGAAAGAGCTTTGACAGGGTCAGTCACTTGGAGATGCATCAACGGATTCATACGGGAGAGAAACCGTACAACTGTGTGACATGTGGGAGGTGTTTTGCTCAGCAGAGTAATCTCCGCacacaccagcgagtacacag
- the LOC115169515 gene encoding zinc finger protein 205 isoform X1, whose amino-acid sequence MLFQENMTNCVTFQTKLSSVMDVLAKAAVAEISQLFDDGFAVLRLEMCHRENEIEALKRKLFMENERQATSYKLREAGNSSIFSSSSRGTEQGSKGSDEDAGERTSFEQTARDKAITPNKQLDQNRPQPPAESVEGLNEQYRSGHREKGSALELVKTEHEEEYDVISLHTSGSEHGTELSDHQETEFAMDRRESHLWASVSEINCESEGPDCSYGTEQYTQDLNTDIQLIQSAVEGLDSDPSSEMGYINRLMKEEMRAQSGWNDRSRTSTDLVQAQPGQHREQTMHPERREDGTTTRVPSDKQTRTNEGAAYSNIWLNNVFSFAPNGFNSAKIAPRSTPAREKWFVCTFCGKSFDRVSHLEMHQRIHTGEKPYNCVTCGRCFAQQSNLRTHQRVHRGLRTKQTKSNHNDEMTKNILEKPAGARTTHYETQPH is encoded by the exons ATGTTGTTCCAGGAGAATATGACCAACTGTGTTACTTTTCAGACCAAATTATCATCCGTTATGGATGTGTTGGCTAAAGCTGCAGTGGCAGAAATAAGTCAATTGTTCGATGATGGGTTTGCTGTGTTACGCTTGGAAATGTGCCACAGAGAAAATGAAATTGAAGCCTTGAAAAGAAAATTATTTATGGAGAACGAACGGCAAGCAACGAGTTACAAACTGCGAGAAGCAGGCAATTCTTCCATATTCTCTTCGTCTTCCAGAGGGACAGAGCAGG GGTCCAAGGGGTCTGATGAGGATGCTGgtgaaagaacttcatttgagCAGACCGCCAGAGACAAAGCGATCACACCTAACAAACAACTGGATCAAAATAGACCACAGCCACCTGCAGAATCAGTAGAGGGGCTCAATGAACAGTACAGGTCTGGCCACCGAGAGAAGGGTAGTGCACTAGAATTAGTGAAGACAGAGCACGAGGAGGAGTATGACGTTATTTCACTACATACATCGGGAAGTGAACATGGCACAGAGCTATCAGATCATCAGGAAACTGAGTTTGCCATGGATCGCAGAGAGAGTCATCTGTGGGCGTCTGTATCAGAGATCAACTGTGAATCTGAGGGTCCAGATTGCTCATATGGTACAGAACAATATACACAGGATCTCAATACAGACATACAGCTTATTCAAAGTGCTGTGGAGGGTCTGGATAGCGATCCATCATCAGAGATGGGGTACATAAACAGACTAATGAAAGAAGAGATGCGAGCACAGTCTGGTTGGAATGACCGAAGTAGGACCTCTACAGATTTGGTTCAGGCACAACCAGGTCAGCACAGAGAGCAAACTATGCACCCAGAGAGAAGGGAGGATGGAACTACTACCAGAGTGCCGTCAGACAAACAAACGCGAACCAATGAGGGTGCAGCATATTCCAACATTTGGCTAAACAATGTGTTCTCGTTTGCTCCAAATGGTTTCAACTCAGCAAAGATAGCCCCAAGGAGTACCCCAGCAAGAGAGAAGTGGTTTGTTTGCACCTTTTGCGGAAAGAGCTTTGACAGGGTCAGTCACTTGGAGATGCATCAACGGATTCATACGGGAGAGAAACCGTACAACTGTGTGACATGTGGGAGGTGTTTTGCTCAGCAGAGTAATCTCCGCacacaccagcgagtacacaggGGCCTCAGAACAAAGCAAACGAAAAGTAATCATAATGACGAGATGACTAAGAACATTTTAGAGAAACCAGCTGGAGCCCGTACCACACATTATGAAACACAACCACATTAA